TCCACTTCTTTGTCCGTGGAAAAAAGCAACCGGATGCCGGTAATCACCAAGAAGCCGCCGAAGACGTAAATCATCCAGTGAAACCGATTCAACAAGGCGACACCGGTGGCAATGAACACACCGCGCATCACCAGAGCCCCGAGGATTCCCCAGTACAACACCCGATGTTGGTACGAGGCCGGCACCGCGAAGTAACTGAAGATCATCAAGAAGACGAACAGGTTGTCCACGCTCAGGGACTTCTCGATTAGATAGCCCGTGAGGAATTCGAGCGCGCGCTCGTACCCCCACATCCAATACACGAGGACGTTGAACGATAGCGCGAGGAGCACCCATACGGCGCTCCATGCCGCGGCTTCGCGCAAGCTCACCGCGTGCGCCTTGCGGTGAAACACGCCCAGGTCCAATGCCAGCATCACCAGCACGAAGACATTGAACCCGACCCACCAAAACCAACGATGCTCCATCTGGCGCGCGCTTCTCCCGTCCCAAGTTGGATCCCTCCCTTAGCGAGGGACAAGCCGGTTGGCACGTGTTTCTGCCATTTCTCGTCGGGCCACAGCCGTTATGGAAGTGGCCGCAAGCTCGCGGTTGCGCGCAGCCGACTTGGTCCTTGCCCTTCCCGACCCGCGCGCCCCCTCAACGTGTTTCCACGTCGCCCTTGCGGAGCCGCTGGGCGATGACGATTTGCTGCACCTCGCTCGAGCCGTCGTACACGCGGGCCACGCGCACGTCGCGCCAGATGCGCTCGATCATGTACTCGCCGCGAATGTAGCCGTAGCCGCCGAAGATCTGGATGGCGTCGTCCACCGTTTGCCAGGCGTTCTCTGCGGCTACGAGCTTCGCGGTCGACGATTCGCGAATGGCGGGCTGGCCCTGATCCAAAAGCCATGCGCTGCGGTACACCAGCAGGCGGGCCGCCTCAGTGCGCGCGCTCATTTGAGCCAGGCGAAAAGCAATGCTTTGGTGCTCGATCAGAGGCTTACCGAAGGTGTGCCGCTGTTGGGCGTACTCCAGAGCCAGTTCCAAAGCCTTCTGGGCCGCACCCACACAGCGTGCTGCCAGGGTCGTGCGTCCTTCCGCCAGGGTGCGCTTGGCGTATTCGAAGCCCTGCCCCTCTTCCCCCACCAGGGCCGCGAGGGGGATGCGGCAGTCATCCAGCACGATCTCGGAAATTTGCGAGCCTCGGTGCCCCAGCGTATCGAACACGGAGCCGATGCTGAGCCCTGGCGATTCGCGATCCACGATAAACGCGCTGATCCCGCGATCCGTGCGAGCGAAGAGAAAATACTGATGCGCGAGCGGCGCGTTAGTGATGAAAATTTTGCGGCCATTGAGAACCCAGTGGTCGCTGCGGCGTTCTGCGCGCGTTGCGAGGGCTCCGGCGTCGGAGCCTGCTTCCGGCTCGGTGAGCGCGAACGACCCGAGCCATTCTCCGGTTGCCATCTTGGGCAGGTAGTGCTGTTTCTGTTCTGCCGAGCCAAAGCGTACGATACCGACGCAACCAATGCCGGTGTGCACGCTCACGAAGCTGGCCAGGCCCCACGGCCCGCGCCCGAGTTGTTCGTGCACCAACGCCTTCTGCAGCACGCTCAAGCCGAGGCCGCCGTACTCGGGAGGCACGCTCATGCCGAACAGTCCGAGGCGGCGCACGCCCTCGAGCACCTCTTCGGGCAGCCGATCCTCGCGATCGATTTGCTGCCAGCGCGGATTGACTTCCTGTTCGATGAACGAGCGCACTGCATCGGCAAGAAGCCGATCGTCCTCGGCGATCCTGAAGTCCACTTCGCCCTCCTTTCGTTGCGAGTCGTCGGCCGCATAGGAACACGCTCCCGCAAGGCAAGCAACTGGGGCAACGAGCGCCTTTGCAACCAAGGATCCGCAAAGTCCGGCAAGGCGAAGATGCGCCCGACCGCCCCTTGCCGTTTGCGGCGCACCGAAGCATGTGTCGGGGGTACAAAGCCCACCGTGCCTCCTACCGGGCCGAGTCGTCGGATGCGAGCGGGGCTTTGCCGAGTGAGCGAATGCGCGCCTTGGGATGCCGTTTCCCTCTAAGGCTTGCGGGCGCGGAACACCCGCGAAGCATTGGTCTCCACATTAGTGCCGGTGAACGTTTCGCCCCAGCAAATCGGTGTCGCGTCGTTGTGCACTTGCACCACGACGTCGAGCGGTTGTGCGAGCGGCAGCGCCACATCCGGCAGCCGGGCGCCGAACGCCTGCAGGCGAATACTGGTCTCGTGGGCCGCCAGCCATCCAGTTCTACGCTCCAAGGTTGCCTCTCGTATCCCCTGCACCGAGCCGCTCGGGTCCTCGTAAGCAAAGCCACGCTGGCCAACTGGTTGCCAGCGAGCACCTGGAGGAATGGCCAGCGCCGTCACGAGTTGGCCTTGGCTGTACAGGCATACGAAGGTCGTCGTGTGCGACGGAGGATTGCCGAAGGCGCTCGCGTTCCGCCGCGGCCGAGAACGCCAAAGAGTGAGTGCAAAGGAGTCCTGGGTATCGTCTTCGCCGTTGACGATCGTGAGCCGGCTCCGGCGAGGAGTATCGCAACTCGATAAAGGCCCGGGCGGGCAGCCGGATGCTGGGCCGAGCAGAGTCGGGGTCAGCGTCGGCGTGGGTGGCAGTGACGTCGGCGTCACGGTCGGCGTAGGTGTCGGAGGTGGGTCGCCCTCGTATGCCGCCAGGCCCACTCCCCCCGAACCCTGAAACGCCACAACGATGCGTCCCGAGGGCTCGATCAACGCGGAGTTCACGGCTCCTGGAGGCCCCGGTGTCGCCCGACCGTCCGTACCGAAATCGGGATCCATGCTACCGTCTTCGAGCAGACGGCCGACCAGAGAGCCACGCCCGGCGACCACGATCTTGCCGTTCCATTGCAGGTCCAGATCCGTGACGGTGCCGCCAGTTGGAAGAGTGAGCTTTCCGCTTGTCCCGAAGCTGGCATCCAACGCCCCACCGGGCAGGTAACGCACCATCTGCGCACCTTCTCTGCCGACCCCACCCGAAAGGATTTTCCCATCGCTTTGCACGGCAGCCGCGAAGGCACTTTCCATACTCGATTCCCCCAGGCTCATGTCCGTGACCACCACCCCGCTGCTTCCAAATGTCGAGTCGAGAGCCCCGTTACTATCGAAGCGAAGCGCCACCCAGTCGTTGAGGGTCCCGTCCAATTCTCTCGCGCCTACGGCGACAATCTTGCCGTCAGGCTGAAGGGCAAGGTCTCCGCCGTTGTCACGACCGAAAACGTTGACCGCCACCCATCCGGCTCCGCCACCAAAAGTCGGGTCCAAAGCGCCCGCAGGCTCCAGACGAGCAATTAGGATGTCCTCGTCGGCAGCAGGCCTGGGATCCCTGACTCCTATGCTCATCAGTTTTCCGTCCGGCTGCAAAATCATTTGGCCGAGGGACGATGGCACGGAAAGAAATACAATCCCACCATTTCCGAACGAAGTGTCCACGGAGCCATTTGCGGTCAGTCGCGCAAACCCCCCAAAAAATGCTGCAAACGTACTAGGCGTGCAGAAGGATTGAGCCCCGCCGCTCACGACAATGCCACCGTCATTTTGTACCACCACTCCCCCGCAGAGAAGCGACGGGCTACCGATGGTCGGAACACAGGGGACCGCGTCGCGAATAAACAAGCCGACATTGGGAACGGTTTCCGCCTGCCGCACTATCGCTAGCGGGCAACTGGACGAGCACGGGTCAGCGGTGAGAAGAACGCCACCGCCAAAACCAAAGCTCGTATCCAGCGTGCCGTCGCTGTTGTAGCGCAGGACGCCGCATCCGAGGGCCGACGTGAAGCTGTCCATCAAGATCTGCGCGGCCACGACAAACTTTCCATCCGTACCCCGTGCCACCTGCACACGCGCACCGTTCGCGGGGTAACCAAGGAGCTGCACCTCATTGGTGATCGCCACTCCGTTGGTGCCAAAACTCAGATCCGCCTGACCCGGGGCAGCCAGCGCGCCAGCGGCGGGGAGCGAAACCCCGACGACAGCAAAGAGAAAGAGTATCCGCTGTGCCTCGCGGACCGGGGAAATCCACGTCGCGCACGGGCGGCGGGGCGAACGCAATCGCGTCGAGGTCTGGTGGCAACGTCGCATGGGCTCCTCCTGTTCTTGGCGGCGGCGCCCAGGCGAGACCACACACTCCGCGGGGGGTCGCGCCAAATTGTTTGCGGCATGCAATAGCCCGAGCCGGTTCCGTTTTGCAAACGAAAATCACCAGTCCCCGGCCACCACAACAGCATCATCGAAACGGGCCACCTAGTTCGTCGTGACCCGAGCGGTCATGGCGAGGGGCGAGCGGTCAGCGGGCCGCGAATAGCGAATGGCGGGCGGCCAGCCTGTGCGGACCCCATGTTACCCGTACGCAGCAATCAGGGCGCTGCCCGTGGCAATGACCGCTGCCCCGAGCAAGCGATAGCGCGTTTCGGCTTCGCGCAAGAAGAAGTGTGCGAGCACCACACCGAACACGATGCTGCACTGCCGCAGCCCGAGCACATAGCTCGCCGGAGCCGATGCCAACGCCCAGAGAATCAAGAGATACGAAAAGCCGCCGAGAAGCCCGGTCATCGCCATGCGCAGGGCGTTGCGTTTCCACTCGCGGCGGAGTCGCTCGCTCCACCCCCAGCCCAGGACGAAAGAAATCACGCACGTTTCCCCCAAACTCACGAAATAGAGAAACACCAGCGGATGGAATCGCTGCACCCCTTGCTTGTCCAACAGCGTGAACAAGGCCACGAAACATGCCGTGGCCAGCGCGTACCGCGTCACGGGTAAACGAACCACAGCGGCGAGCCCGTGCAGCCGAATACTCGGCCACTGCAACACGATGGCGCCGCCGCCGGCGAGCAAGGCTCCGGCGA
This sequence is a window from Candidatus Binatia bacterium. Protein-coding genes within it:
- a CDS encoding acyl-CoA dehydrogenase, translated to MDFRIAEDDRLLADAVRSFIEQEVNPRWQQIDREDRLPEEVLEGVRRLGLFGMSVPPEYGGLGLSVLQKALVHEQLGRGPWGLASFVSVHTGIGCVGIVRFGSAEQKQHYLPKMATGEWLGSFALTEPEAGSDAGALATRAERRSDHWVLNGRKIFITNAPLAHQYFLFARTDRGISAFIVDRESPGLSIGSVFDTLGHRGSQISEIVLDDCRIPLAALVGEEGQGFEYAKRTLAEGRTTLAARCVGAAQKALELALEYAQQRHTFGKPLIEHQSIAFRLAQMSARTEAARLLVYRSAWLLDQGQPAIRESSTAKLVAAENAWQTVDDAIQIFGGYGYIRGEYMIERIWRDVRVARVYDGSSEVQQIVIAQRLRKGDVETR
- a CDS encoding membrane protein, with amino-acid sequence MSAEALLAVVFSAFLHALWNLFNKGSEDRWAFFLGQGMIAALSYLPLAVWLFRANGGALRDWVWVLLSVAAHAAYAVYLLRAYDAGDLSVAYPLSRTAPVLLAAWDAVVAGEPVTAAGIAGALLAGGGAIVLQWPSIRLHGLAAVVRLPVTRYALATACFVALFTLLDKQGVQRFHPLVFLYFVSLGETCVISFVLGWGWSERLRREWKRNALRMAMTGLLGGFSYLLILWALASAPASYVLGLRQCSIVFGVVLAHFFLREAETRYRLLGAAVIATGSALIAAYG